Within the Leptospira johnsonii genome, the region ATCGGAAACGGAAGGGATCTGGAATATGTTCGGAAAATTTGAAGTCCCTTTGAAAAGATTTTTTAATTCTTTTTCAGAAAGAAAATCATCCTCTTTTGTTTTGAACCAAACAGCTGTTGTGCTATCTAAACGGCCTGAAAATTTTTGGGAAAGAAGAAGTCCCGCAAGAGAAGTGATCCCAGTATCCGTCGCCAGAATAAGAGAAAAACCGGGAGAAGGCCATGTTGGATCTCCTACAAATTTTCCCCAAGGCCCTGAATATTCTAATTCGTTTCCTAATTTCAATTCAGGAAGGATGCTAGATGCTTTTCCGGTACCTAAACGTTTAACGCAGATCTGAAAAGAATCCGTTTTGGAATCGGAAGACAGAATAGAATAGGCCCTCTTGATCGGTTTTCCTTCGCTATCGTTCCCAGTATTTAGAATAACGTATTGTCCTCCTACAAACTCAAAAGGAGATCCATCCGATCTTTCAAAACAGTAAATATCAGACGAAGGACTTACATTTTCCTTATGGACTAATTTGAGAAGTTTTTGGTTCAATGTTCCTCCTAAGACGGGTAGATCTCATGCACAAAGTCGTGCATTTCTTCTAAATCCAGATATAAGGTTTGGAATGCTTTGGCGGAATTTTTCAGATCGAGTTCCACTTTTTTTGTAAGGATGAGAAGAGAAGTATAATATCCCGATTTAGGATCTTTTGGTGTAAGCCCTGAAATTTTTTGTTCTAACTCGACCAAGCTTGCTTCGAAAAATCGGATCAGGTCCTCAAAATTATTCGCATTCGTCAATGATTGGATCGGTCCGGGGTAAGAAAGTGCTTCCGTTCCTATTTCATTTTTTTCATGTTGGATCACCGATTCATCCTTGATGCCAAGAACATTCATCATTCCTAATCTTAAAGCCGCAATTTCATGACATGCCATACTATATTCCTATTGCATAATATTATCAACTAAACGGGAAACCAATCTATCCTGTAAAAGATGCTCGGAAACCAGATCCTCTGCATCGTCGACGCTTACTTTTTGGTACCAAACTCCGTCCGGATAGACTACTACTACGGGACCTTCTCCGCATCTTCCCATACAAGAAGAACGGGAAATTTTAAAATCCAAATGTTTTCCCTGTACTTTCAAAATGGATCTTATCCGAGACACTAGGGCAGAACTTCCTTTGCTTGCGCAGTCTATATTCTCGCAAACAAATATATGTTTTTGTAAATTACGATGAGGGAATATATGTGGAGCTGCTTGGTTATGAGTTTCCAAATGACGGATACTCCAAAGAAGAGCCTTCAAACCTCCAACCTTTTTAGAAAGACCTGGAAGTTGTGCCCTGTATTCGCAGGTATCACAAGGAAGAGAGAATTTCCCGGAAATACAATCTTGGATCCTTTCATCCATAACGGAGAATAGTTCCGGATCCGGGCCAAGGTAGGAAGATAGCTCAGTTTTGATCCAAGGGAATTTTTCGGAGAAGTTTTGTACTAAGGAGGAGATCTTTTGGATCAACTTACCACCGAACAAAAAGTAGGGGACCACCAGAAGTTTTTCCGGTCTCAACTTGGAAGCCATCTCCAAAGTATCTTGAAGAAGAGGGCTGGTGATCCCTATGAAGGAGGGAAGAACAAAGGAGAAATGATTCCCTTCTTGGAATAATCGAACCGTTTTATAAAAATCGCCGTTTGCATCCGGATCAGAAGATCCTCTGTTTACAATGATCACTCCAGTTTTAGAAGATTGTTCTTTATTCGGAGGTAAAAATTCTTCTGCACGTTTTCTGAGTAAGGATACCATCTTAGAATGGATGCCTAAACTATTTGTTATTTTGAAAGAATGGTTAGGAAACTCCGACTTGATCCTATCCAGAACGATTGGAATATCATTTTTTATATGACCGGAAGTATATAAAAAAAGAGGAAATATAATAATATTAGAATATTCTTCGCTAAGTTCTCTCAGCGCAGTTTCAAGATCCGGTTTCGCTAATTCCACATAAGCGTGGGAAATTTTTAGATCTGGGCGGGTAAGCGAATAGGCCTCAACCAAGGAAACAAATTCCAAATTGGAATTTTCTTCCCTGCTTCCATGACCCAACACCAATACCGCGAGTTTAGGTTTCATTTGAATCCCAATACCTGTTTAGGTTTCCAGAGTAGAAAAAATAAAGACGATAATAAGAACCAGAAGATCAGATTTGTGAGAAGGGTTGTATATTCGAATTGAATTCTTAATTCTTTCGGCGCGGCAAAGTCCTCGGAAATTTTAGGAACTCCAAGGTAAAAGGGAAAACCTACAAAAAATAGGGCCGTTACTATTGCTAAGGTCCATTTTAATAGATTACGAATTTTTAAATAAGATAGAATGGTCTGAGACCCCAATGCGCCTGCTAAACTAGAACCGACACAAAGATACCACCAGGCCTGTCTTTCCGGATAGTCGTAAGCACCCGAGGCTCTACCTGGCAATTCGGGAGGAAGTCCTAAAAATGGGATCCCGAAGAAGATTAAAAATCCTCCGATAGTAAATAGAATACTTAGGATGATTGCCTTGGATAAGGATAGACTTTCAAAGAATCCGTTTAGAGGAAAGAAGGCAATCCAGATCGAGAGCAAAACTCCAAAAGAAATCCCTAATAGAGTAGAGCCGACGATAGTTCCCAAATTTCTCTTTTGAAAAAGACCTCCGCTCACAATTTCATCGGAAGTGTTAGTCTGTGCTTTCGCATGGGAATGAGTTTCTCCATGCCCATTAGAGTGGATATGCGTTTTGCCAGTATTTGAATTTTCAGATATGGATATGGATTTGGATTTGGATTTGGATTCAAACTTCTCTGCTTCTAAGATCAGCGGAAGATTCCATACACAAACCAATATCCCCAAAACGAAACCGGATACTAGGCCGACTAATAATCCGGTCTTTAAAAGATCAGAAAATCCTGATCTTAATGGCATGGAAATCCCGTGGAATGTCTGATATCATGGAAAGTATCGTGCAAATACACCATGGGTTCCAGGCCTACTACATAGATCATAGAAAAGGCAAGGAATACGGATAGAACCAGAATAGAACCTCGAAGCCATAATCTGGCTCTCGAAATATCCTTCGAAACGGAGATCGAGCGCATAAAAATCCCTCCTAAGAGATCTTCACCTAACAAGATATAAACGATATCTAGGTACAAAAGATTGCGCCTAAGCATCGTACGAACAAAATTAATTTGAGTTTAGTTACGGCCCGTCTTACATCCGAGACTGGATCACGTAGCTTCAGGATTTTTGTAAGGTCGTTTTCTGACTCGAGATCGTCCTACTCAGCACGTCTTCCCAGGTTTTACACCCAGTGACATCTTGTGCCTTTTGTCCCTCTTACAGCGGCGGGTACCGTGACGGAATTGCACCGTCTTCCCATAGATGAGACCATCTATGTTCCTACAAAAATTGTCTGAAATTTTAGGATCTATTTAGTTGAGTAATTTTGTATAGCCTTTTATTTCGCGATCGAATAAAAATATATGCACAACGCTTATACTTTCTGTTTTTTCTTGTCCAGTCTGGACTGAGCCGCTTTTAATTCCGAATCCGTAAGTTTAATACTGAATTCTGGAAAATGCCTGAATAGAAAATATTGGAGCCAAGAATCCCAGCCTGTGTATCCGATAAATTTTGAATTCGGGATCCATTTCAGAATTGCCTTTGCGACAGAAATGATCGAATGCACTCTATTTAATGCGGAACCCATTTCTATTTCCTTACTCAATTCAGGTTTGTCGGTATTCTCCTTTTCCAAACCTGGAGTGTCTGTAGTAGGTGGAAGAAATAATTTTACCTTCACTCCATGAAGCATCATCTCTTGGCGGAAACCTTGTGCAAAACCTACGATCGCAAACTTACTCGCTGAATAAGCTCCGTAACCATAGATGGAAAAGAATGCCAAGGTAGAGGCTAAGAATACGATCTCTCCGCTTTTTTGTTTGGCAAAATGGTCGCTAAATGCAAGTGCGCTGTTCACATGTCCAAAATAATTCACATCCATTAGGTTTCTGTAAACTTCGTCATCTAGGTCGGAAGCTTCTCCTGCTTTTGCAAAACCGCTGCTGCAGATCAAAAGGTCTAATCCTCCTAAGGTTTGGATTGCCTTTTTGGCTTCTTTTTCTAAAGCTTTCTTATCTGACACATCCAAAACTGCGTATCCAAAGACTGCTGTTGGAGCTCCAACAGCCTTCAATTCTTGGACTGTTTTTTCTAAGTTAGATTTTCCTCTGGCAGAAACGATTACACTTGCTCCTGCCTTCGCTAATTCGATTGCAATTCCTTTGCCTATGCCTGCGGAACCACCTGTTATAAATGCTTTTTTACCTTTGTATCTGCTGAATGACATGTTGAAAAATTCTCTTCGATGCGGGCAAGATTTCCCTTTTTAGAAAACTATTCAATCTAATTCGAAACTTTTTACGCAAAGAATTCGAGAACTTGTTCCAAAATCTTAAATTCCAGGTTTTGGTCCTAAAACAAATCTTGCCTTTTCATTCCCGTGATACTGAATACGGGAGAATTCAAGGCTCCAACAATGCAGGACATACCTTTTCTGGAAAATCTAAGGAAGAAGATCCCAAGTTTAGAAAAGAATTGGGATCGTTATACTTCCATGTTAAAAGAAAGGAAAGTCCCGGCAAAAACCGTGCTCATCAAAAGAGGGGTTTATACCAAAAACATTTTCATCGTTAAAAAGGGATGCTTACGGTTAAAATTCGAAGATAAGGGCAGGGATATCACGATCGCATTTTTTCCAGAGAACCGAGCAATCACTTCTATTCATAGTTATAGAGGAACTTACAAAGACAGTCAATTGAGTGTGGAGAGTATAGAACCGACAGAATTATTGATCCTGAGCGGAGAAGATGCAGAGATCATATATAAGGAGAATGAAGAAGTTCGGGGTTTTTTATTGGAGTATGTTGCTGAAAGGTTTGATACGTATATGAATTTGTTTTTGTCCAGGATCAGGGACAGTCCGGAGCAAAGGTATTTAAATTTGATCAAAGAACAACAAGACATCGCGAATCGTATTCCTCAGCATTATATCGCTTCTTTTTTAGGGATCACCCCTGTGTCCTTAAGTAGGATCAGAAATAGGATCTGGAAGGAACAAAAATAGATTTTTTACAAAATCTTATAAACGGAAGAATGTTCCGGATTTATTCTAATCCAAAACTGGGAGGTAAACTGAAAATTTCGTACCGGACCCAAGCTCACTTTCTACCTTGATCTTTCCTTTATGATTTTCTAAAATACCATAAACGATAGAAAGGCCTAATCCTGTTCCTTTTCCGGGTTCTTTCGTAGTGAAAAACGGATCAAATATTTTACGGATGGTTTTTCTATCTATCCCGGTTCCGCTATCCAAAATTTCAATCACCGCAGTCTTTTGGGATTGCTCCGGAGAAATAAAATCTCCTTCTTCCATTCTTAATCTTATGGAAAGTAATCCGCCGCTTGGCATGGCGTCTTTCGCATTTAAGAATAAATTCAGAAAAACCTGATGGATCTGATTATGATCCGCTTGGACCAGGATCGGATCTTGTGGAAGATCGGAAATAACTCGAATTGATTTAGGAAAGGTAGAAGCAGCTATATGGACCGCCTCTGAGAGTAGATCATTTACGATAGAAGGTTTAAGATCCGATTCTACCTTTCTTGCCAGGGTTAAAAGTTGTTTTATTAATGAAGAACCCCTTTCCGCAGTTTTTTTTATTATTTCAGAATATTGTAAGATCTTTTCAGGGTGTTCTGCATTCTTTTGTAAGAGAGTAGTGTAGCCTAAAACGACTGTTAGAATATTATTAAAATCGTGGGCCACTCCTCCGGCAAGGGAACCGATCGATTCCATTCTTTGGGAATGTATGAGTTGTTTTTCTAATTCATGGTGTTTGGTAATATCTTGGAACTGGATCGCAAAATAATTCGGATTTCCTATTTTGTTACGTATCAAAGTCACATCGATCTGGACCCAAAGATGATGTCCGTCCTTATGGATGTATCTTTTTTTCCTTTTAAAAGTAGAAGCCGGACCTTTTAAAAATTGGTCTCTGGATCGAATATCTTCTTCTAGATCGTCCGAATAAGTAATAGATTCGAAACTCATTCCGACCAATTCGTTTTCAGAATAACCTAAAATTTGAGAAAGCGCTGGATTTGAACTTATAAATCTTCCTTCCAAAGATACGATCGCAAATCCGTTTGGAGAATGGTAAAGTATGTTCTTGAACTGGGCCGCTTGGCAGAACCATTCATCCCATCCCATCTCCTTAGGTAAAAAATCCTTCTCCAAAAAACCGGAGGGCTGGTTTATTTTTGGAGGAATTTCATCGCAGTTTTGCATAACCTTCTCTTCCATAATCTTTCTGACAGAGAATGAGAAGGTTTTCGTCTTAACTATTGTTAATAAATTATGTATCCGTTTTAAAGTCCGTAAATGGATAAATCATAGTCTAACTTAATCTAGAGAATAAGTAGATCTCACACTTCTTTGAAAAAAGAAAGGAGAGGTCGAAAATTCGACCCCTCCTAAGGAAAGGATTGCCTTATAGGGAGGCGGAGACCATGAGATAAAAGAATTTAGAAGTGTCGTCGAATGTGTATCTTTTGTCTGGATCGGAAGCAAAAGGATTCGTCCTTTCGTTTCCAATCGCTTCTTTCGCCTTCACGAGGGAAAGCCCCATCCAGATAGAAACGGAATCAGTGTAATTATAGATCCAAGTGAAATCGTATTGATAGAATAACCTTCTTCCTAATCTGGAATTCTCATAAGAGAACTTATCGTTGGAATAGTTTTCTGTGCTTGCTCCTGTATTCGGAACTCCCGAAACTTTATACCAAGCATCTTGCAGATTTGCCTTTTGGGTATCGTAGATTGCAAACACGAACATTCCGTATTCCGTTTTGAGATTCGCTCTGATCGAATAGGATTTTATATTCTCGAAGCCAGCTATTAAGGATTGCCCATTCATAGTATTCCAGTTCGGAAAAGAACCTGCGATCTGAGGGAATAAACTCTGCCAAGTGCCGACCTTTGAATCGGATCTATTCGGATCTCCCGATGCATAAGTGTATCCTAAGCCTAGACGGATCCAATCATTGACCTTGATCCCGGTGTCCAAAGAGAGAAATCTTGTGTCATACTGCACCTTCTCCGTATAAATATTCTTACCGTTAGCGGCCTTTTGATCTAAGATGTCCCAATCCGCTTTTACTCTGTCCCCGGTCATTCCCGATTGCCATGCAGATTCTATGGTCCAGTCCCAAATCTTTCCGGCGGGTAAAAGGTTATTATTCGTTCTATTGGTGAATCTAAAACCTGTAGTCAATAGATCGTCTCTTTGTTTCAAACGATCATCAAAGTCGGTAGGATTCGGATTTGGGATCCATTTTTTAGAAACTCCGAACGCATATAGATCCAGATGAGCTTCCTCTCCAAACTTGATCGTATTATAAGCACCGAAAAAGTATGCCTGATCTATTGAGCCTTTGGATCTTCCATTACTTGTGGTCAAACCGTAAGGAGCATCGTATTGATTGGATAAGATTGTCCCAAATACATGTGATCTAAACCATTGAGAATCGTGCACAAATCTGACCCCATCGAATGCAAAGCCGGTATGAAGCCAATTTAACGGACCGACAATTTTCAGATCCCCAAATGCAAATACCTGTCTACCTACTAAAACGGAAACAGGAAGTTTATCAGTTTTTTTGAATACTATATAAGCTTCTCTAATATCAGTATTATTCCTGATGTTCGTATTATTAGATGTAGTTGGAGTCAAAGTGGTTCCGGCGCCAGTACTGAGTCCGTAAGTCCAGTTGCCGGCATTCTGAGGGGTCTGGCTTCCGCCCCAAAGTCTGCTATCCTGGAATGTAACTTTGATCGCATAATAGGGAGAAGGATCGAATAAGAACCAAAGCTGAGTGTTCTGTCCTACAAAAGAACTATAGTCATCCGTCTTTTTGTTGAAGTCAGGATTCTCTCTGGATTCGAATCTAGGACGCACAGAAACTCCTAGTTTTAGATTATCCAACCAAAACAGATCCGATTTTTGAGTATCTTTCATCTGTTCAGGAGTGACCAGAAGAGTTCTAAGATGATCTACAGGAATATTTCCTTTCCAGGGAGAGTTGTATTTAGGTTCTTGCTTCTTAGTTTTAGGGTCAGGACTTTCCGTCTTGTTCGTATCCGAAGAAGAAGGGAGAGGGTTCTGATTTGTTTCCTTCGCATTTTTATTCGGGTCTTCTTCCGAATACACGGGAATACCAATAACGATAGTTATTAAGAGAAATAGGAAATTAAGCTTTAGTTTCGGGAACGTATACATTCAAGAGCAGCCCACAGTAAAAGTATCTTTCCAAACCTTATAGCAATTAGTGTGCCAATATGGGAAAAATATATGAATGTTGAATAAAATGGCGGATAGGATCGATCTGCTGAAATTTGGATCGAGTGCTCTCTTTTTAATACGATTCAAATATGAGCGTACTGTAGAATATGAGTACGTTTTCTAGGAAAATTATTTCTGTAGTATCTTCGACGGCTCCGAATAAGAATAAATACATGCTTGTTTGCACTATTTATAGAAATAATAATACATTGGCATAAAATTTGCTTATTGAGAAATGATGTCTATATTCAGTTTTTTACGGAAATTGAATCCGTAATGCTCTATCAATTCCAATTCGAGTTCGTTATTGAAGCGAATAATACTCTTGGCGGTTTCTTCGAGTGAAACTAGCAATGGACCTTTTCTTCCTTCCTGGATCTCTTTTTGTAGATTCCAGAAGTATTTGCTATATTGGAGAGCCTTCTTCTTATCCGCTTGTTTACTTTCGAAAACTCTTTTGTAGATCGAAATTAATTCGCTCGGAGTTTTTATATTTATATCTACTTTTTTTAATTCGTAAGAAAAGTCGGGATCATTTCCGTTTTCGGAGGCTAGTTTTGTTTTTGAGATCACTGAAGGGAGAAGTTTAGAAATGTCTTCATAGATTGGAAATGCGGCAAAGATCCAATTCACAAGATTTAAGCAGGAAAGTTTTGCAGGAGATCTTTTGTATTCCGCCCAGACTTCCTCTAAAAAATCCGCTTGGGAATAGAAAAAAAACAAAATTTCATGCTCGTTCTTCTCTTTCATTTTTTGGGTATGAGCCTGGGGGACCGTTCGTATCCAAGGAATACTTTTTCTTTATATGCAGGATAAATGCCAGATCTAAAAAAGAAAGACAATTCGTTTCTGATCACTCTGAATCCTAATTCCAGTGTGTATTCTTCATTTCTTGGTTGGATGGAGCCGGGTTGACCTTTACAATATGAGTTTGTCGAAGATACTACATTGCAGAAATTCTATACAAACTGCCTTGGATCTAAGGATGAAGGAGTTCCTTCCCCTGGAAAACAGATCCAGGACGCCCGTATTTGGCCTGTTTTTCAAATAATCCAGGATCTGGCGTGATAATTGCATGAATATCGATATGCAAAACTCGGAAACCTTTCAGACAACCTGCCCGTATTGCGGGGTGGGCTGTGGCCTGAAAGTAGAAAAGTCCGGACCCCTGGATATTTCAGTGAGCGGGGATCCGGATCATCCTACAAACAGAGGGATCCTTTGTTCTAAGGGGATGAATTTGCATTATTCCACCATGGATAGGACGGATAGACTTTTATTTCCTATGATGAGGGAAGATCGTTTTTCTCCCTTAAAAAGAACCAGTTGGGAAAAGGCTCTCGACCTGGCAGCGGAAAAATTTAAAAGTTTTATCCGAGAATTCGGACCTGATTCCGTGGGTTTTTATGTTTCGGGGCAACTTCTAACTGAAGAATACTATATTATAAATAAGTTAACTAAGGGCTTTTTAGGAACAAATAATATAGATACAAACTCCAGACTTTGTATGAGTTCTGCAGTCACAGGGTATAAGATGGCATTCGGAGAAGATGCCGTTCCTGTTGGTTATGAGGATCTGGATCTTGCGGATTGTTTTTTGGTGGCAGGTGCAAATCCAGCCTGGTGCCATCCGATCGTATTCAGAAGGATTGAGGCGAGAAAAAGGGAAAATCCGAATATTAAATTGATAGTTGTGGATCCTCGCAGGACAGAATCCTGCGAACACGCGGACATTCATCTACAGATCCATCCCGGAACGGATATATATCTATTTCATGCAATTGCAAGAATTCTAATAGAGAAGGATTGGATAGATCCTAAGTTCATCCAGGATCACACGGAAGGTTTTGAAGAATTAAGAACGAAGACTTTCGAGATTTCAGTTCCGAAGGCGGCGGAGATCTGCGGGATCTCTCCTGAATTAATTTATCAAACTGCCGAGTACATCTCAAAATCAAAAGGTTTTATCAGCCTTTGGGCAATGGGTTTAAACCAAAGTGTGATTGGTGTAAATAAAAATTTAGCTTTGATCAATCTTTCTCTTCTTACTGGGCAGATCGGAAAACCTGGGGCCGGGCCATTCTCCTTAACGGGTCAGTCCAACGCTATGGGCGGAAGAGAAGTCGGCGGACTTTGTAATCTTCTTCCTGCTCATAGAGATCTGGAAAATCCGGCACATCGAAAGGAAGTCGCAAAATTTTGGGGAGTGGATTCTATTTCCGAGACTCCAGGTTATAGTGCGACTGAAATTTTTGAGAAGCTTGCCTCCGGAAAAATGAAGGCTATTTGGATCATCTGTACAAATCCAGCAGTCAGTCTTCCCGATGTGAGGGCGGCAGAGTCGGGACTTCGCTTGGCCGAGTTTGTGGTGGTTCAGGATATTTCTGCCGACTCGAGTGTGATCCCTTTTGCGGATCTTGTTTTGCCTGCTGCCGGTTGGGCAGAGAAGAAAGGGACAATGACAAGCTCCGATAGGAGTATTTCCCTTCTTCCCAAAATTTTGGAACCTCCAGGAGAGGCAAAAGCGGATTCTTGGATCATACAAGATTTTGCGAAACGAATGGGATTTGGTTCTTCTTTCAATTATTCGGACGAAGAAGAAATTTTTCTGGAACATTGCAGATTAACAGAAGGGACCAAGATAGATATATTAGGTTTAGATTATGAAGAAATTCGTAAATATAGAACTGTAAGATGGCCTTATCCTCATAAGGGGCATCCTGATAGTATACGATTATTCGGAGATGGAAAATTTTATAGAAAGAGTGAAAAGGCACGGATCCACTCAGTAAGATCCGAAGACGATTCCGAAAAGCCAGATGAGGATTTTCCTTTGGTGCTTACTACGGGCAGAATCAGGGACCAATGGCATACGATGACTCGGACAGGTAAGGTCAAAAAATTAAGAGAACATAGACCCGAACCATTTTTAGAGATCCATCCGGACGACGCTTACAAATACGATATCAAAGATGGAATGGTAGTGACCATTTCGAGCAAGAGAGGAACTGTTCGAGCAAAAGCACTTCTGACCGAATCTATCAAACGAGGTGTTGTCTTTTTGCCGATGCATTGGGGAAGAAAGAATGGAACCGATATATTCAGATCCAATAATCTCACAAGCTCCGCTTCAGATCCGCTTTCCAAACAACCTGGTTTTAAAATTTCTGCGGTCCGTATTACTCCTTATAAAAAACCTAAGGAGAAAATACTAATCGTAGGTGGCGGAACCGCTGCTTACGCATTCTTAAAGCAATATAGGGATCTTGCTCCAGGTGATGATATTACTGTAATGTGCAGAGAAGAAAACCCGTTTTATAATCGGGTGCTTCTTCCTGATTATATCGGAGGGGAGAAGGAATTCGACGATCTAATGCCTCTCGATCCGGAAGAAGTTAAATCCTGGAATCTGGATCTATTTCCAAATAAATCCATTCAAATGATCTATACGGAAGGGAAGAAGGTCCGCGATACGGAAGGAACATTATATTCTTATAATAAACTAGTGCTCGCCATGGGGAGCTCTCCTGTCTGGCCTGCAAAGGTCCCTCCTGAAATGCAGGGAGTATTCAGTTTAAGAAGTAAATCGGATGCGGATCGTATTAAGGGGTTTTTTGTCCCAAAATCCCATGCATTGATCGTGGGTGGAGGACTTTTAGGATTGGAACTTGCGGCCGCTTTAAAAGGTGTGGGCGTGCAGGTGACTGTTCTTGTCAGATCCGATCGTTTGATGTCCCAAAAGTTAGATAAGATTGGAGCGGAAATATTAAAGGAAGAGATTTTATCTAGAGGAATAGAATTA harbors:
- a CDS encoding nitrate reductase, which translates into the protein MQNSETFQTTCPYCGVGCGLKVEKSGPLDISVSGDPDHPTNRGILCSKGMNLHYSTMDRTDRLLFPMMREDRFSPLKRTSWEKALDLAAEKFKSFIREFGPDSVGFYVSGQLLTEEYYIINKLTKGFLGTNNIDTNSRLCMSSAVTGYKMAFGEDAVPVGYEDLDLADCFLVAGANPAWCHPIVFRRIEARKRENPNIKLIVVDPRRTESCEHADIHLQIHPGTDIYLFHAIARILIEKDWIDPKFIQDHTEGFEELRTKTFEISVPKAAEICGISPELIYQTAEYISKSKGFISLWAMGLNQSVIGVNKNLALINLSLLTGQIGKPGAGPFSLTGQSNAMGGREVGGLCNLLPAHRDLENPAHRKEVAKFWGVDSISETPGYSATEIFEKLASGKMKAIWIICTNPAVSLPDVRAAESGLRLAEFVVVQDISADSSVIPFADLVLPAAGWAEKKGTMTSSDRSISLLPKILEPPGEAKADSWIIQDFAKRMGFGSSFNYSDEEEIFLEHCRLTEGTKIDILGLDYEEIRKYRTVRWPYPHKGHPDSIRLFGDGKFYRKSEKARIHSVRSEDDSEKPDEDFPLVLTTGRIRDQWHTMTRTGKVKKLREHRPEPFLEIHPDDAYKYDIKDGMVVTISSKRGTVRAKALLTESIKRGVVFLPMHWGRKNGTDIFRSNNLTSSASDPLSKQPGFKISAVRITPYKKPKEKILIVGGGTAAYAFLKQYRDLAPGDDITVMCREENPFYNRVLLPDYIGGEKEFDDLMPLDPEEVKSWNLDLFPNKSIQMIYTEGKKVRDTEGTLYSYNKLVLAMGSSPVWPAKVPPEMQGVFSLRSKSDADRIKGFFVPKSHALIVGGGLLGLELAAALKGVGVQVTVLVRSDRLMSQKLDKIGAEILKEEILSRGIELIFECEISKIEGTERVSRVQLTNGNFIEPDGIIFAIGTKPNFEIAVKGGLDCNSGVVVDSFLRSSDPDVYCIGEIAEHKTGTYGNISAVDDQAKVAAQHLFGYAFNEYTGSLHAHILKIPGLELASIRLPDIPMEIPKEKRGEFEEIIFLDRKKRFYKKCIIRNDRLVAAILIGDKSSFSRMKDWVSSGIELGDRRKHLLNDGEMMKPLQGRVVCSCNGVGEGNIKEAIRDGEKTLESIGRRTGAGTGCGSCRLEVSTILKSMLKEA